The Mytilus galloprovincialis chromosome 2, xbMytGall1.hap1.1, whole genome shotgun sequence genome has a window encoding:
- the LOC143065218 gene encoding inositol hexakisphosphate kinase 1-like, whose product MGTMLQSDEIVITPFEHQVGGHKVVLQISKKLICKPREDSEVEFYRRLPEHLKECVPHFKGEIQVQYVEHDSGFQLRTKLPINLQQDFQNESDMQMDNHCINAISKLCSCDIIKLEHSSNNSMKRTSEANTKSCKTCHTSDWSNQCLKRTMQQYALWSTSCSQQFIVLENLLADFNNPCILDMKLGRKQRAFDCTEAKRQLLESRCANSTSASLGFRICGMQLFQKNTGEYISQDKYIGRALDDEGAQLNLKQYFHDGITERRKEMLNIVEKLQHIHTAMSEQTVFSFMSVSLLLIYDSSADGKIDARLIDFANAVVAEDSSLDEHHKECNADLLFGLSSIISIIQGFLT is encoded by the exons ATGGGAACTATGTTACAGAGTGACGAAATTGTGATAACACCATTTGAACATCAAGTTGGGGGACATAAAGTTGttctacaaatttcaaaaaagttaatTTGTAAACCTCGAGAGGACTCCGAGGTTGAATTCTACCGACGACTACCtgaacatttaaaagaatgtgttCCGCATTTCAAAG GTGAAATTCAAGTGCAATATGTAGAACACGACTCTGGTTTCCAGCTACGTACAAAACTGCCAATAAATTTGCAACAAGATTTCCAGAATGAATCCGACATGCAAATGGACAATCATTGTATTAATGCTATTTCAAAGTTGTGTTCTTGTGATATTATTAAGTTAGAACATTCATCAAATAATAGTATGAAGCGAACGTCTGAGGCAAATACTAAAAG TTGCAAAACATGTCATACTAGTGATTGGAGTAACCAGTGCCTTAAAAGAACCATGCAGCAATACGCATTGTGGTCAACCAGTTGTTCACAAC AGTTTATTGTGTTGGAGAACTTGCTTGCTGATTTTAACAATCCGTGTATATTAGATATGAAGTTGGGCCGTAAACAGAGAGCATTTGATTGTACAGAGGCCAAACGTCAGCTGTTAGAAAGTAGATGTGCAAATTCAACATCTGCCTCATTAGGATTTCGAATCTGTGGAATGCAG CTTTTCCAGAAAAACACTGGCGAATACATATCACAGGATAAATACATAGGAAGAGCGTTAGACGATGAGGGTGCACAGTTGAATTTAAAACAGTATTTTCACGATGGTATTACGGAAAGAAGGAAGGAAATGCTAAACATTGTGGAAAAACTTCAACATATACATACAGCAATGTCCGAACAGACTGTGTTCAGTTTTATGTCTGTGTCACTTCTCCTTATCTATGACAGTAGTGCAGATGGTAAGATAGATGCTCGACTAATTGATTTTGCCAATGCAGTAGTTGCAGAAGATTCTTCTTTAGATGAGCACCACAAGGAATGTAATGCAGACCTTTTATTTGGTTTATCTAGTATAATTAGTATAATACAAGGTTTCTTAACATAG